Within the Thermostichus lividus PCC 6715 genome, the region CCTTCACAGCCGCGCCGAGAACACCCCCATTGTCGGCATTCTCATTGTCGGCATTCTAGACACTGCCATGAGGGATTTTGACAGGTTGACACAAAACTCAATATTTCTTAAGAATGTCCTCTGGTCAAGCTATCTGGGTAATGCTTTACCCCAAGTTCCTATAGGGATAGCGCGGTAACTGCCTTGTGAGAACTCATCGCTTCAGGGAAAGATGTTGCACAGTATCGATAGCAACACGCACAGTTATGGTCAGTACCTCCTCTGCTGAAGCAGCCAGTCTGCGGCCAGGAATTAAAGCACCAGCTCAAGAAACCCTTTTAACGCCTCGCTTTTATACCACCGATTTTGATGCCGTTGCTCAGATGGATTTGTCTGGGCATGAGGATGAAATTGAGTCGGTATTGGCCGAACTGCGAGCCGACTACAACCGCTATCACTTCGTGCGCAATGCGGAGTTTGATCAATGCTGGGATAGCATCGATGGCGAAACCCGGCAGGCCTTCATTGACTTCCTAGAGCGCTCCTGTACGTCTGAATTTTCAGGGTTCTTGCTGTTCAAAGAACTGTCTCGCAAACTCAAGGGGCGTAACCCTGTTCTGTCGGAAGCCTTTGCACTTCTTGCCCGTGATGAAGCCCGCCATGCTGGCTTTCTCAACAAAGCCATGGCTGACTTTGGTCTATCCCTCGATTTGGGCTATCTGACCAAAAACCGCACCTATACGTTCTTCCCATCAGAATGGGTTATCTACACGGTTTACCTATCCGAGAAAATTGGATATTGGCGCTACATTCTAATCTATCGCCATCTGGAACAGCATCCTGAACATCGCATCTACCCGCTGTTCAAGTACTTTGAAAGCTGGTGCCAAGACGAAAACCGTCACGGTGACTTCTTCAAGGTCTTACTGCGATCGCAACCCAAACTGTGGAATACTTTGGGCGGTCGCCTCTGGGCTCGGTTCTTCCTGCTCACCGTTTTTGTCACCCATACCTTGACGGTGCTGGAACGGGCAACGTTCTACGAGTCCATTGGGTTAGATCCGGATCAATTCAATAAAGACGTCATCCGCAATACCAACGAAACGGCTCGGCGTGCCTTTCCCTGTATTCTCAACACCGACCATCCTACCTTTTTCCTGCGCCTGAACACCTGCGCGATCGCGAACCAGCATCTAGCCGAGATTGCCAGCACCCAGCGTCCTGCTGTAATCAAGCTGATCCAGAAACTGCCATGGATGGCAGTCATTATCTGGCAAATGCTGTGCCTCTATCTAATTCCGTCTGTGAACGCTGAACAATCACGAGAAACTGTTCGTTAGGAGAGTCTCCATGAGTTCATTGTCTGCTCGCCTCCGCGAAGGAACCCAGCAGTCCCATACGGCGGCTGAAAATACGGCCTTTATGAAGTGTTTTTTGAAAGGGATTGTGGAACCGGAGCCATTGCGCAAGCTCTTTGCAAATTTATACTTTGTTTACAGCACCCTAGAAGACCTCTTCCGCCAATATATTGATCATCCTGTCGTTGGGGCGATGTATTTCCCGGAGTTAAACCGAGCGGAACAACTGGCCAAGGATTTGTCCTATTACTATGGCCCCCAGTGGCGCGATCAAATTACCCCATCCCCCGCCGGCCAAGCCTACTGCGATCGCCTGCGTCTGCTGGCGGAGGCCGACCCACTGTTGCTCATTGCCCATGCCTATACCCGCTACATGGGCGATCTATCAGGGGGGCAGGCTCTAAAGCGGATCATTCGCTCGGCGCTCAACCTACCCGACGGTGTGGGAACTCAGATGTATGAATTTCCAGCATTGCCAACCCCCGAAGCCCGGCAAGCCATGAAGGAACGGTATCGCCAAACCCTTGATTCTCTGCCCATTGATGAGGATACGGTGGAACGGATGATTGCCGCCGCTAATGATGCCTTTATGCTCAACCGCAACATCATGCACGAGCTGGAAGAGGATGTAAAGGCCGCCATCGGAGAGCATACCTTTCACCTGCTCACGCGCCACGATCGCCCCGGCAGCACCACGCCCCATGCCCAAGGGGGCGATCGCGAACTCGTCCTAGGCTAGGCATTGGCGCTTGGGGAATCCGCTCTTTGAAGGTTCAGCGCTTGAAATCCGAGCGTCAGGTGATACAGCATTCGACATGTGCTGGGGTAGCTTGGGACTGTTCCGACTCGATTGATCTGCTCATCCATTTGACGTATGAAACCTAGCCATCATGAAACCGCTTTCTCAGACCGTTGAATTTGATGCGGCTCTGCTCAACAAATACAATCAGCCACTGCCGCGCTACACGAGCTATCCTCCTGCAACAGAGCTATCTCCCAATTTTGATACAACCTCATTTCGAGCGGCGATCGCTCTGGGAAACTATAAGAAAACACCCCTATCCCTCTATTGCCACATTCCCTTTTGCGAAACCGCTTGCTATTTCTGCGGCTGCAATACCATCGTGACACCGCGTAAGGGCATTGCTGCACCCTACGTCGATTACTTGGTGCGCCATATTCGTCAGATAGCGCCCCTGATCTCTCGCGATCGCCGGGTGCACCAACTCCACTGGGGCGGCGGTACGCCTAATTATCTAAATATCCATCAGGTTGACTATCTATGGGAACAGATTTCCCAGCAGTTTACCTTTGATGACAGAGCCGAAATTTCCATTGAGATTAACCCTCGAGATGGCGATCGCCAGTATCTCAATCATCTGCGGCAGCTTGGATTTAATCGCATTAGCTTTGGCATCCAAGACTTTAACCCCACGGTACAGGCAGCGATCAACCGGATACAACCAGAATCAATGCTATTTAACGTGATGGACTGGATCCGGGAGGCGGGCTTTAAGAGTGTCAATGTGGATCTGATCTATGGATTGCCCTACCAAACCGTGGATAGCTTCCGGGAAACAGTAGAAAAAACCCTAGCGCTCAACCCCGATCGCATCGCGGTGTTTAACTTTGCCTATATTCCCTGGATGAAGCCGATTCAAAAGCGCATGCCCGCATCAGAAATGCCCAGCAGTGCGGAAAAGCTCCAAATCCTTCAGCAAACCATCGCCCAGTTAACCGATGCAGGCTATGTGTTTATCGGCATGGATCACTTTGCCAAGCCCAACGACGAACTGGCGATCGCCCAGCAGACCGGCAAACTCCATCGCAACTTCCAAGGCTACACCACCCAGCCCGAGTCTGACCTAGTTGGATTTGGCATGACCTCCATCAGCATGGTGCAGGATGTCTATGTCCAAAACCATAAGCGCATTGGGGATTTCTACCGAGCTTTAGATACCAACCAGCTTCCCATCGAGCGCGGCGTGCGGCTCAGCCAAGA harbors:
- the hemN gene encoding oxygen-independent coproporphyrinogen III oxidase, with product MKPLSQTVEFDAALLNKYNQPLPRYTSYPPATELSPNFDTTSFRAAIALGNYKKTPLSLYCHIPFCETACYFCGCNTIVTPRKGIAAPYVDYLVRHIRQIAPLISRDRRVHQLHWGGGTPNYLNIHQVDYLWEQISQQFTFDDRAEISIEINPRDGDRQYLNHLRQLGFNRISFGIQDFNPTVQAAINRIQPESMLFNVMDWIREAGFKSVNVDLIYGLPYQTVDSFRETVEKTLALNPDRIAVFNFAYIPWMKPIQKRMPASEMPSSAEKLQILQQTIAQLTDAGYVFIGMDHFAKPNDELAIAQQTGKLHRNFQGYTTQPESDLVGFGMTSISMVQDVYVQNHKRIGDFYRALDTNQLPIERGVRLSQDDLIRRTVIMELMCQFQLSVQDLEAKYHLRFDLDFNDYFAPVLPQLDALEADGLLKRSRDGIEVTPSGRLLIRNIAAVFDAYLGDRTGNVFSKSI
- the acsF gene encoding magnesium-protoporphyrin IX monomethyl ester (oxidative) cyclase — protein: MVSTSSAEAASLRPGIKAPAQETLLTPRFYTTDFDAVAQMDLSGHEDEIESVLAELRADYNRYHFVRNAEFDQCWDSIDGETRQAFIDFLERSCTSEFSGFLLFKELSRKLKGRNPVLSEAFALLARDEARHAGFLNKAMADFGLSLDLGYLTKNRTYTFFPSEWVIYTVYLSEKIGYWRYILIYRHLEQHPEHRIYPLFKYFESWCQDENRHGDFFKVLLRSQPKLWNTLGGRLWARFFLLTVFVTHTLTVLERATFYESIGLDPDQFNKDVIRNTNETARRAFPCILNTDHPTFFLRLNTCAIANQHLAEIASTQRPAVIKLIQKLPWMAVIIWQMLCLYLIPSVNAEQSRETVR
- a CDS encoding biliverdin-producing heme oxygenase, coding for MSSLSARLREGTQQSHTAAENTAFMKCFLKGIVEPEPLRKLFANLYFVYSTLEDLFRQYIDHPVVGAMYFPELNRAEQLAKDLSYYYGPQWRDQITPSPAGQAYCDRLRLLAEADPLLLIAHAYTRYMGDLSGGQALKRIIRSALNLPDGVGTQMYEFPALPTPEARQAMKERYRQTLDSLPIDEDTVERMIAAANDAFMLNRNIMHELEEDVKAAIGEHTFHLLTRHDRPGSTTPHAQGGDRELVLG